ACCTTCAATCTGTTTAAGATCAATCTCCCCAGAGAGGCTTGATGCTTGAACAGATGATCTGATATCGTCTCCTATAATATCTCCAGAGTGGGTATCAAGCTTCAATCCAGTTGCTTTAAGGTTTGTTAAATAGATACTGCCAGATAAGGAGGAAATATCGATGTTATTAGAAGTAGCTCCTTCAAGTTTAATATCGGCTGACATCGTCGAGATCGCGAGATCCTCCAGCTCCGTCTCTTTCGGGAGTGCTACATTGATTTTCCCCTTGGGTGATTTCAGATTAACGCTGAGAAACTGAGTGGTAGAAGGGGGAGTCAAGTCAATGGAGAACTCGGGTCCAACCGCAGTCAGCTCCTTCAATCGATCTATGACCTTCGGATGAACATTACCTTGAAACTCCACATAGCCTTCTCCGCCCGTGCTTGAACTGAATGAGATATCCACATCATAGTTGCTTGTAATGTGTAGCTTCTTGATTTCATCCGGATTAAGGGCCCAGGTTTGCTTATGTTCTGGATATTCATCCTCAAATTTGAATTTATGGTACGCCATGCCGACGACGCCTATTAATATAAGAACAAGAGCTGTTCCTACCAGAAATTTATGTTTCATTGTACGGTTCTTCCTTTCAACAGTCGTGTATTCCATCGTAAATAGCCCCTGAGCATAGCAAATAGCCCCAGGAAAATCCAACGTACAAGGTAGGCGAGCAATATTCCGACACCGATAAAGGATATGGACAGAAACAATTTCGCCGGATAAAAGGTACCGTTATATAGATATTCTATGAGCACCAGTACCGGACTAAATATGACGGCAGCTGCACCAGCGGCTATACCAATTCCGCC
Above is a window of Paenibacillus uliginis N3/975 DNA encoding:
- a CDS encoding DUF4097 family beta strand repeat-containing protein translates to MKHKFLVGTALVLILIGVVGMAYHKFKFEDEYPEHKQTWALNPDEIKKLHITSNYDVDISFSSSTGGEGYVEFQGNVHPKVIDRLKELTAVGPEFSIDLTPPSTTQFLSVNLKSPKGKINVALPKETELEDLAISTMSADIKLEGATSNNIDISSLSGSIYLTNLKATGLKLDTHSGDIIGDDIRSSVQASSLSGEIDLKQIEGTANLETYSGDVEIGQRAVSSITATTISGDVEITPDPGFNGFYETKTLSGSVNIPESPKESKHTIKADTYSGDIDIKLP